Proteins encoded by one window of Anopheles maculipalpis chromosome 2RL, idAnoMacuDA_375_x, whole genome shotgun sequence:
- the LOC126568522 gene encoding ADP-ribosylation factor 1, which produces MGNVFANLFKGLFGKKEMRILMVGLDAAGKTTILYKLKLGEIVTTIPTIGFNVETVEYKNISFTVWDVGGQDKIRPLWRHYFQNTQGLIFVVDSNDRERIGEAREELMRMLAEDELRDAVLLIFANKQDLPNAMNAAEITDKLGLHSLRNRNWYIQATCATSGDGLYEGLDWLSNQLKNANR; this is translated from the exons ATGGGGAACGTATTCGCTAATCTGTTCAAAGGattgttcggcaaaaaggaGATGAGAATTCTGATGGTCGGATTGGACGCTGCCGGTAAAACCACGATCCTGTATAAACTAAAATTAGGTGAAATTGTTACAACGATTCCTACAATTG GTTTCAACGTCGAGACTGTAGAGTATAAAAACATTAGTTTTACGGTTTGGGATGTGGGCGGTCAGGATAAGATTCGGCCCCTCTGGAGGCATTACTTCCAAAACACACAA GGACTTATCTTCGTGGTCGATAGTAACGACAGAGAGCGTATCGGTGAGGCCCGGGAAGAACTGATGCGAATGCTGGCCGAGGATGAGCTCAGAGATGCTGTTCTACTGATATTCGCAAACAAACAG GATCTACCAAACGCAATGAACGCGGCAGAAATCACCGACAAGCTAGGACTACACTCGCTACGAAACCGCAACTGGTACATTCAGGCAACCTGTGCAACTAGCGGCGACGGACTGTACGAAGGACTCGACTGGCTTTCCAACCAGCTGAAAAATGCGAACCGTTAA